A stretch of the Glutamicibacter sp. JL.03c genome encodes the following:
- a CDS encoding dicarboxylate/amino acid:cation symporter: MSNAAPSSKLPRWMTSFGPQIIAALIAGLILGLIAKYTGSTADEPNGLGRALSIIGSSYVSLLRTAVIPLIFFAVVASIANLSKVTNAARLAWQTLLWFGITALVSVTIGMILGVVFQPGANTGQEAPAGYDGKTGDWLGFLTGLIPSNFLGLGASTSIDEGAASTSISFNVLQILVIAIAVGVAALKVGKAAEPFLAFSASALAIIQKVLWWIIRVAPIGTVGLIGNAVATYGWDTIGALGKFTVAIYVGLALVLFALYPVLVRSHGLSIKQYFSGVWPAVQLGFVSRSSIGTLPLTQRVTERNLGVPSGYASFAVPLGATTKMDGCAAIYPAVSAVFVAQFFNIDLTLTDYILIAIVSVLGSAATAGTTGAVVMLTLTLSTLGLPLAGVGLLMAVDPIIDMGRTAVNVAGQALVPTIVAKREGILDLDMYNAPRNGNPFADESVAEGEAIAEPASVK; this comes from the coding sequence ATGTCAAACGCCGCACCTTCATCTAAACTCCCTCGTTGGATGACCAGCTTCGGGCCGCAGATCATTGCGGCCCTCATCGCAGGTCTCATCCTGGGACTCATCGCCAAGTACACCGGCAGCACGGCCGACGAGCCTAACGGCCTGGGCCGCGCCCTGTCGATCATCGGCTCCAGCTACGTATCACTGCTTCGCACAGCGGTCATCCCGCTGATCTTCTTCGCGGTGGTCGCTTCCATCGCCAACCTCTCCAAGGTCACCAATGCCGCCCGCCTGGCATGGCAGACCTTGCTCTGGTTCGGAATTACCGCGCTGGTGTCCGTCACCATCGGCATGATCCTGGGCGTGGTGTTCCAGCCAGGTGCAAACACCGGGCAGGAAGCTCCTGCAGGCTATGACGGCAAGACCGGCGACTGGCTTGGCTTCCTGACCGGCCTGATCCCATCGAACTTCTTGGGACTCGGCGCCAGCACGTCCATTGACGAGGGAGCGGCCAGCACTTCGATCAGCTTCAATGTGCTGCAGATTCTCGTGATCGCCATCGCCGTCGGCGTGGCAGCGCTGAAGGTCGGCAAGGCTGCCGAGCCATTCCTGGCATTCTCGGCTTCGGCTCTGGCCATCATCCAGAAGGTGCTGTGGTGGATCATCCGCGTTGCGCCAATCGGCACCGTCGGCCTGATCGGCAACGCTGTGGCAACCTACGGCTGGGACACCATTGGTGCCTTGGGCAAGTTCACCGTAGCGATCTACGTGGGCCTGGCCTTGGTGCTCTTTGCCCTCTACCCGGTCCTGGTGCGCAGCCACGGCCTGTCGATCAAGCAGTACTTCTCCGGGGTCTGGCCAGCGGTCCAGCTGGGCTTCGTATCCCGCTCTTCGATTGGCACCCTGCCACTGACCCAGCGTGTGACCGAGCGGAACCTCGGCGTGCCTTCGGGCTACGCTTCATTCGCTGTGCCTCTGGGCGCGACCACGAAGATGGATGGCTGTGCGGCGATCTACCCTGCGGTTTCCGCCGTCTTTGTCGCCCAGTTCTTCAACATTGACCTGACCCTCACCGACTACATCCTGATCGCGATCGTTTCGGTGCTCGGTTCGGCAGCCACCGCCGGCACCACCGGCGCGGTGGTCATGCTGACGCTGACGCTGTCCACCCTGGGCCTGCCGCTTGCCGGCGTTGGCCTGCTGATGGCTGTTGATCCGATCATCGACATGGGCCGCACCGCGGTGAACGTTGCTGGCCAGGCACTGGTTCCAACCATTGTGGCCAAGCGCGAAGGCATACTGGATCTTGATATGTACAACGCTCCACGCAACGGCAACCCGTTTGCCGATGAGTCCGTGGCCGAAGGCGAAGCCATCGCGGAACCTGCATCCGTGAAATAG
- a CDS encoding Maf family protein: protein MSTQPRPSARLVLASASWGRKKVLTDAGLEFTTQVSAVDEDAVLARAVAQHGEQSPAQTAQLLARAKAEEVASGQHPAGTLVLGCDSVFELDGAAYGKPHTEQVARERWQQLSGATGVLHSGHWLIDTQQPEEPVGKVSSAVVHFSTVSDAEIEAYVASGEPLPCAGAFTIDGLAASFIESIEGNFQNVVGLDVFVLRKLLAELGVGIVDLWK from the coding sequence ATGAGCACGCAGCCTCGACCTTCCGCCCGGCTAGTTCTGGCCTCCGCGTCATGGGGACGCAAGAAAGTGCTCACCGATGCGGGCCTGGAATTCACGACCCAGGTTTCGGCGGTGGATGAGGATGCGGTGCTCGCCCGGGCGGTAGCCCAGCACGGCGAGCAGTCCCCTGCGCAAACCGCGCAGCTATTGGCTCGGGCGAAGGCCGAGGAGGTCGCCAGCGGCCAGCACCCTGCGGGGACCCTGGTGCTCGGTTGCGATTCGGTCTTCGAGCTCGACGGTGCCGCCTACGGCAAGCCGCATACCGAGCAGGTGGCCAGGGAACGCTGGCAGCAGCTCAGCGGAGCCACCGGCGTGCTGCATTCGGGCCATTGGCTCATCGACACGCAGCAGCCGGAAGAGCCGGTCGGCAAGGTGTCCTCCGCTGTGGTCCACTTCTCGACGGTCAGCGATGCAGAGATCGAAGCCTATGTCGCCAGCGGTGAACCGCTGCCTTGCGCCGGGGCATTCACCATCGATGGCTTGGCAGCCTCATTCATTGAATCCATCGAAGGGAACTTCCAGAACGTGGTGGGCTTGGATGTCTTCGTTCTCCGGAAGCTGCTGGCTGAACTCGGAGTAGGGATCGTGGATCTCTGGAAGTAG
- a CDS encoding TetR/AcrR family transcriptional regulator translates to MTSLSTGTRREQNKRATKQAIVDAVAQLLRQGADTALTANQIADAAGISRRTLFNYFPTVDAIYSYPLHQVLDTMVESMGETADSVPLLDSIIKALKSDEVAEQLGQVAHFGAYVIGNEPNGCITANMNEWQQATADVLDKFGRRYPHADSFSIRVLTHALLGAGQAAFDEWMEHIPAQQNQNMDISPELIATFHTLVTKAMHTLEQGFNHFPLNSTSTSKDI, encoded by the coding sequence GTGACTTCCCTGAGTACCGGCACGCGCCGAGAACAAAATAAACGAGCCACCAAGCAGGCCATCGTCGACGCCGTCGCGCAGTTATTGCGCCAGGGTGCCGACACTGCGCTCACGGCAAATCAAATCGCTGATGCCGCCGGGATTTCACGGCGCACCCTGTTCAACTATTTCCCCACAGTGGACGCCATCTATTCCTATCCCCTGCATCAGGTCCTGGACACGATGGTCGAATCCATGGGCGAGACCGCCGACTCCGTGCCCCTGCTGGACTCCATCATCAAGGCGCTCAAATCCGATGAAGTCGCTGAGCAGCTGGGACAGGTGGCCCATTTCGGCGCCTACGTCATCGGCAACGAGCCCAATGGCTGCATTACAGCGAATATGAACGAATGGCAGCAGGCCACCGCCGATGTCCTCGACAAATTCGGCCGCCGCTACCCCCACGCCGACAGCTTCTCCATCCGCGTCCTGACTCATGCCCTCCTAGGGGCAGGCCAAGCCGCCTTCGATGAGTGGATGGAACACATCCCGGCCCAGCAAAACCAGAACATGGATATCTCGCCAGAACTCATTGCCACCTTCCACACCCTGGTGACCAAGGCAATGCACACCCTGGAACAAGGCTTCAACCACTTCCCGCTGAACAGCACTAGCACTTCGAAGGACATCTAA
- a CDS encoding DUF885 domain-containing protein: MTSPAPHREPSAIDQIAEEFYRKSLELTPEWGVSLGLPGYESAYGDYSPAGTTGHIRLLSDTLSSLANAAPVDAVDEVTLDAMTERLGLELEILFAGRTELNNIASPAQEIRSIFDLMPQDSAADFAFIAQRLENLPAAIDGYIASLRDSAANSMMPAKRQVRIVAGQSIDYAKDGGFFDQLAASGSAIDSAAAERLERGADGAKSAYRKLAEYLETELLEQAPEQDAVGREYYSLMSRRFLGATIDLEETYAWGVAELDAIIAEQQRVAQQIKPGSTIDEAKRVLNEDPARKLNGTDALREWMQGKADQAIADLSGKHFDIPAPMDRIECMIAPTQDGGVYYTGPSEDFTRPGRMWWSVPPGEDQFTTWAELTTVYHEGVPGHHLQIGTAQMQAATLNSWRRLMCWVSGQGEGWALYSERLMHQLGYLDDPGDYMGMLDAQRLRAARIVFDIGVHLGLPVPPQWGKGTWDAEKGYEFLERNLDLSQGQLDFEYNRYLGWPGQAPSYKIGQRLWEQIRDEYAAAEGAAFSLKDFHTAALQLGSVGLDTLKRALLN; this comes from the coding sequence ATGACATCTCCCGCACCGCACCGCGAACCATCTGCGATCGACCAGATCGCCGAGGAGTTCTATCGCAAGAGCCTGGAGCTCACCCCCGAATGGGGAGTATCCCTGGGCCTTCCCGGTTATGAATCCGCCTATGGCGATTACTCGCCCGCCGGCACTACCGGGCACATCCGGCTCCTGAGCGACACCCTCTCTTCCCTGGCCAATGCCGCGCCCGTTGATGCCGTGGACGAGGTGACGCTCGATGCGATGACCGAGCGCCTCGGCCTGGAACTGGAGATTCTTTTTGCCGGGCGCACGGAACTGAACAACATTGCCAGCCCGGCCCAGGAGATCCGTTCGATCTTCGATCTCATGCCCCAGGACAGCGCCGCGGATTTCGCCTTCATCGCCCAGCGCCTGGAAAACCTGCCCGCAGCCATCGACGGCTATATCGCCTCCCTGCGCGATTCGGCGGCCAACTCGATGATGCCCGCCAAACGGCAGGTGCGGATAGTTGCCGGACAATCGATCGACTACGCCAAGGACGGCGGATTCTTCGATCAGCTCGCCGCCTCAGGCAGCGCCATCGATTCCGCTGCGGCTGAACGCCTGGAACGCGGTGCCGATGGCGCAAAATCCGCTTATCGCAAGCTGGCCGAATACCTCGAAACCGAGCTCCTGGAACAAGCGCCAGAGCAGGATGCCGTAGGGCGTGAATACTATTCGCTGATGTCCCGCCGATTCCTGGGCGCAACCATCGACCTGGAGGAAACCTACGCGTGGGGCGTCGCCGAACTTGATGCCATCATCGCCGAGCAGCAGCGCGTCGCCCAGCAGATCAAGCCGGGCTCGACCATCGACGAGGCGAAGCGCGTCCTGAACGAGGATCCAGCGCGCAAGCTCAACGGGACCGATGCCTTGCGCGAATGGATGCAGGGCAAAGCCGATCAGGCGATCGCGGACTTGTCAGGCAAGCACTTCGACATCCCGGCACCGATGGATCGCATTGAATGCATGATCGCGCCGACCCAGGATGGCGGGGTGTACTACACCGGGCCTTCCGAGGACTTCACCCGGCCCGGGCGCATGTGGTGGTCGGTGCCGCCAGGCGAGGACCAGTTCACCACGTGGGCGGAACTGACCACGGTGTACCACGAGGGCGTGCCCGGGCATCACCTGCAAATCGGCACGGCGCAGATGCAAGCGGCGACCCTGAACAGCTGGCGCCGGCTCATGTGCTGGGTTTCCGGCCAGGGCGAAGGCTGGGCCCTGTATTCGGAGCGCCTCATGCACCAACTGGGCTACCTTGATGATCCCGGCGACTACATGGGCATGCTCGATGCGCAGCGCCTTCGCGCGGCCCGGATCGTTTTTGATATCGGCGTGCACCTCGGATTGCCGGTGCCACCGCAGTGGGGCAAGGGCACTTGGGATGCGGAGAAGGGATACGAGTTCCTGGAGCGGAACCTCGATCTGTCCCAGGGGCAGCTGGACTTCGAGTACAACCGCTACCTGGGCTGGCCCGGCCAAGCGCCGTCCTACAAGATCGGCCAGCGGCTGTGGGAGCAGATCCGCGATGAATACGCTGCCGCCGAGGGCGCTGCCTTCTCGCTCAAGGATTTCCACACCGCGGCCTTGCAGCTGGGCTCGGTGGGATTGGATACCCTCAAGCGCGCGCTGCTGAATTAG
- a CDS encoding MMPL family transporter, translating to MASILYRLARWAHRHRMRVISMWLAAFIFIGVCASLFMGQLSNTFTLPGTETQRTLDRMKQELPDLAGGSGSIVFRESTDKPLSEGQQKSITEALEQLSLHPQVVDAMSPFDLQKQLDEAQPEIDKNEKKLVDGQKKLDDAKKQIADGKVQLEDGREDLTDGWAQYFDGEKKIKDAQPQIDAGEKKLADSRAQLEAGQKKLDSGAAQLAAGEAKYNDGLAKYKSGKSTYESGQAQYDAGEKKLDAAQKEITSGEQQYTSGMQQLLGGSSRSEFESTLASGKAEATAGLEEAEEGLAQAKAGLAEAEAAIAQLNSQIESTEQALAQAQADGDEEAVNDYTKTLNRFKAGLAQAQQGKTAAEAGISKAQAGKEQATAALAKIAQGEDGLKQLDAARTKLDAGQAQVDAGRKELKANSSKLSAAKTQLADAKKQLDEAKSQIDANKAKLAEGQAELDAGRAQLNAGQKEFDQKKAEFLKGKADLAEAKEKLESGEKTLKEKSAELEQAEKDVEKGQKELEAGHAELQFAARQVGANSDMRFVSEDRSTAVSQVSFKIQTDALTPADREQIKAIAAGPQANGVEVLFSKEIMQDMSQVFGSSEIIGVVIAAIVLIIMLGTLIAAGLPLLLAVLGVGAGVGTTMAFSSVIDMASITPALALMLGLAVGIDYALFIIHRHRTQMLAGMEVGESIARSVGTNGNAVVFAGLTVIIALAALAVPGLPFLTVLGLSAAFTVLCSVLLNITLLPALLSLAGNRLVSQRARRKAAAKAENPEIKEPFSARWVRMVTKVAVPVTLLVVIVLGAIALPATQMRTALPDGSAEPADSQAFQAFEQTSDKFGAGYNGPLLVLADLPEELTKRQAESKALDVADKLREYDGVVAAIPVALTDNHRLSAIQVIPTDGPSSEQTEALVHQLRGDYAEFSAATGADIAVTGQVAAQIDVSEKVTAALVPYLSIVVGLSLILLLLVFRSVVVPLLATGGFLLSLAAAFGASVMVYQFGWFSSFFDVNVPGPLLSFLPILLTGILFGLAMDYQVFLVSAMRERYAHGEPAKDAVRSGFSMAAPVVTAAALIMISVFAGFVFSHLAMIRPLGFALAFGVLFDAFIIRMTLIPAVMHLLGDKAWYLPRWLDRILPDVDVEGSKLNELLDSEESIADDDYDQDYTKENATV from the coding sequence ATGGCATCAATCCTTTACCGCCTGGCACGATGGGCTCACCGCCACCGCATGCGCGTCATCTCGATGTGGCTCGCTGCCTTTATCTTCATTGGTGTTTGCGCCAGCTTGTTCATGGGGCAGCTCTCGAATACCTTCACGCTCCCGGGAACTGAAACCCAGCGCACCCTGGACCGCATGAAACAGGAATTGCCGGATCTTGCCGGCGGTTCCGGTTCCATCGTGTTCCGCGAGAGCACCGACAAGCCGCTGAGCGAAGGACAGCAGAAGTCCATCACCGAAGCGCTGGAACAGCTCTCCTTGCATCCTCAGGTTGTGGACGCGATGAGCCCCTTCGATCTGCAGAAGCAGCTTGACGAGGCCCAGCCGGAGATCGATAAAAACGAGAAGAAGCTGGTGGATGGCCAGAAGAAACTCGACGACGCCAAGAAGCAGATCGCTGATGGCAAGGTACAGCTCGAAGACGGCCGCGAGGACCTGACCGATGGCTGGGCCCAGTACTTTGATGGCGAAAAGAAAATCAAGGACGCTCAGCCGCAAATCGATGCCGGCGAGAAGAAGCTGGCCGACAGCCGCGCGCAGCTGGAGGCTGGCCAGAAGAAGCTTGATTCGGGAGCGGCCCAGCTGGCCGCGGGCGAAGCCAAGTACAACGACGGCCTGGCAAAGTACAAGTCCGGCAAGAGCACTTACGAATCCGGCCAGGCACAGTACGATGCCGGCGAGAAGAAGCTCGACGCTGCTCAGAAGGAAATCACTTCCGGCGAACAGCAGTACACGTCGGGAATGCAGCAGCTTCTTGGCGGTTCTTCACGCTCGGAATTCGAATCCACGCTTGCCTCCGGCAAGGCCGAAGCCACTGCCGGCCTGGAAGAAGCCGAGGAAGGATTGGCCCAGGCCAAGGCCGGGCTGGCTGAAGCAGAAGCCGCCATTGCGCAGCTGAACTCGCAGATCGAATCCACCGAGCAGGCACTGGCACAGGCTCAAGCCGACGGCGACGAGGAAGCCGTTAATGACTACACTAAAACCCTGAACCGCTTCAAGGCCGGTTTGGCCCAGGCACAGCAGGGCAAGACCGCGGCTGAGGCCGGAATCTCGAAGGCCCAGGCAGGCAAGGAGCAGGCCACCGCCGCGCTGGCGAAGATCGCCCAGGGCGAGGACGGCCTGAAGCAGCTCGATGCCGCGCGCACGAAGCTCGATGCTGGCCAAGCCCAGGTGGATGCCGGACGCAAGGAACTGAAGGCGAACAGCAGCAAGCTCAGCGCCGCGAAAACCCAGCTGGCCGATGCGAAGAAGCAGCTCGATGAAGCAAAGTCGCAGATTGACGCCAACAAGGCGAAGCTGGCTGAGGGCCAGGCCGAGTTGGATGCCGGACGCGCCCAGCTGAATGCAGGCCAGAAGGAATTCGACCAGAAGAAGGCCGAGTTCCTGAAGGGCAAGGCTGATCTGGCCGAGGCCAAGGAGAAGCTCGAATCCGGCGAGAAGACCCTCAAGGAGAAATCCGCCGAACTTGAGCAGGCCGAAAAGGATGTTGAAAAGGGCCAGAAGGAACTTGAAGCTGGCCACGCAGAATTGCAGTTCGCTGCCCGCCAGGTGGGCGCCAACTCGGACATGCGTTTTGTCTCCGAGGATCGTAGCACCGCGGTCTCGCAGGTAAGTTTCAAGATCCAGACTGATGCGTTGACCCCTGCTGATCGCGAGCAGATCAAGGCCATCGCCGCGGGCCCCCAGGCCAATGGCGTGGAGGTCCTGTTCTCCAAAGAAATCATGCAGGACATGTCCCAGGTCTTCGGATCATCGGAAATCATCGGCGTGGTCATCGCCGCGATCGTCCTGATCATCATGCTTGGCACATTGATTGCCGCAGGCCTGCCATTGCTCTTGGCGGTACTGGGTGTCGGCGCCGGCGTCGGCACCACCATGGCCTTCTCCTCGGTGATCGACATGGCCTCGATTACCCCGGCACTGGCCCTCATGCTGGGCCTTGCGGTGGGTATCGACTATGCGCTGTTCATCATCCATCGACACCGCACGCAGATGCTGGCCGGCATGGAGGTAGGCGAATCGATCGCGCGCTCCGTGGGCACCAACGGCAACGCTGTGGTTTTCGCCGGCTTGACAGTGATCATCGCGCTGGCAGCGCTGGCCGTTCCAGGACTCCCGTTCCTGACGGTGCTGGGGCTATCGGCGGCTTTCACCGTGCTCTGCTCGGTTCTGCTGAACATCACCTTGCTGCCCGCCTTGCTCTCCCTAGCTGGCAATCGCCTGGTTTCCCAGCGCGCCCGCCGCAAGGCCGCGGCCAAGGCGGAGAATCCGGAAATCAAGGAGCCGTTCTCGGCACGCTGGGTTCGCATGGTGACCAAGGTGGCCGTGCCAGTCACGTTGCTGGTGGTCATCGTCCTGGGCGCTATTGCGTTGCCGGCAACCCAGATGCGCACCGCCCTGCCCGATGGCAGCGCGGAACCCGCCGATTCGCAGGCCTTCCAAGCCTTCGAGCAGACCAGCGACAAGTTCGGCGCCGGATACAACGGCCCGTTGCTGGTCCTGGCTGACCTGCCAGAAGAGCTCACCAAGCGCCAGGCCGAATCCAAGGCGTTGGACGTGGCCGATAAGCTGCGCGAATATGACGGTGTTGTGGCCGCGATTCCGGTCGCCTTGACCGACAACCACCGGCTCTCGGCCATCCAGGTCATTCCGACCGATGGCCCGTCGTCGGAACAGACCGAAGCACTGGTCCATCAGCTGCGTGGCGACTACGCGGAATTCTCCGCAGCCACCGGAGCGGATATCGCGGTCACCGGACAGGTTGCCGCCCAGATCGACGTCTCCGAGAAGGTGACCGCGGCACTGGTTCCGTACCTGAGCATCGTGGTTGGCCTGTCGCTGATCCTGCTGTTGCTGGTCTTCCGCTCCGTCGTGGTTCCACTGCTTGCCACCGGTGGCTTCCTGTTGTCCTTGGCGGCGGCCTTCGGCGCTAGCGTCATGGTCTACCAGTTCGGCTGGTTCTCCAGCTTCTTCGACGTCAATGTCCCTGGCCCGTTGCTCAGCTTCCTGCCGATCCTGCTGACCGGCATCCTCTTCGGCCTGGCCATGGACTACCAGGTCTTCCTCGTCTCGGCGATGCGCGAGCGCTACGCCCACGGCGAGCCTGCCAAGGATGCGGTGCGTTCGGGCTTCTCCATGGCCGCTCCTGTGGTGACCGCCGCGGCGCTGATCATGATTTCGGTCTTTGCCGGATTCGTCTTCTCGCATTTGGCGATGATCCGCCCGCTGGGCTTCGCTCTGGCCTTCGGCGTGCTCTTCGATGCCTTCATCATCCGCATGACATTGATTCCAGCAGTAATGCATCTGCTTGGCGACAAGGCCTGGTACCTGCCCAGGTGGCTGGATAGAATTCTTCCGGACGTTGATGTGGAAGGGTCGAAGTTGAACGAGCTGCTTGATTCCGAGGAATCAATCGCAGACGATGACTACGATCAGGATTACACCAAGGAGAACGCCACCGTATGA
- a CDS encoding VOC family protein: protein MRVYITSVFVDDQTKAKKFYTEILGFRIKQDVPVGPYSWLTLVAPDDETGPELLLEPAAHRAVGPYREALKADGIPVTSFAVDDVQAEYERLTGWGVEFTQGPTETGPVTVATFDDTCGNLIQISSYKG, encoded by the coding sequence ATGCGCGTATATATCACCAGTGTCTTCGTTGATGACCAGACAAAGGCCAAAAAGTTCTACACCGAGATTTTGGGTTTCAGGATCAAGCAGGACGTGCCTGTTGGACCCTACAGCTGGTTGACCCTTGTAGCGCCCGACGATGAAACTGGGCCGGAGCTACTGCTGGAGCCCGCTGCCCATCGGGCTGTTGGGCCATATCGTGAGGCGCTGAAGGCCGACGGAATTCCTGTCACGTCTTTTGCGGTGGACGACGTGCAAGCAGAGTACGAGAGGTTGACTGGATGGGGCGTTGAATTCACGCAGGGTCCCACCGAGACTGGCCCGGTGACCGTGGCAACCTTCGATGACACCTGCGGCAACCTGATCCAGATTTCCAGCTACAAGGGATGA